The region ATGGTCGCGACCTGGTTCGACCGTGTTGTACACGCCCGCCGAAGTGAGCGCACTCACGCCTATCCGCGAAACCGTCGAAAAGCTTGTGCTCGTGCCTGAACGTAGGGACTTCTTTCTCTGCCATGCGTGGGATGACCGGGCAGGGGCGGCTAAGGACCTGTACGATCAACTCCAGTCACGCGGTGTCTCGGTCTGGTTCAGCGAGGTGGATGTCCGCCTAGGCACACAATTGCTCCGCGAAATTGACAAAGGATTGGCGAAGTCGCGAGTCGGTATCGTGCTGGTCACCCCTGCGCTGCTGCTCCGTCTCCAAGGCGAGAGTATCGCGGACAAAGAGTTATCGGTGCTCCTAGCGCGTGACCAGCTCGTTCCCGTCGTGCACGGCACAACCTACGAAGCTCTCCGTGACGTTAGCCCCATGCTTGCATCGCGGAGCGGCCTGAGTACTGCGGAAAATCCGATGGCAATCGTCGCGTCTAAGCTCGCCGAGTTGGTCGCCGTTTAGCTGTTTGCGGGTGGCCATCAAAGCAAACAGCACTTCTTGAACTTTCGTCCGCTCCCGCAGGGACAGGGGTCATTTCGGCCGATCTTTTGTCCGCGACCGTCGGGTGCTTTCAAACTAATGTGCGAACCGGTTCTTGGATATGCGCTAACGATCTGATCCATTCTCTTATCTTTCTGCCACGCAAAATCAAGCTCTAGACCAAATCGTAGTGACGCGTCCGGCGCGATGCTGATACCATGCCAGCGAACCGCCTGGGCTTTGTACTTGCGCAACAGGCAGTGCCTTTCAAGCTTCGGACCTGCAACGTCGATGGGGTCCATATTGCAATGCACGGTGAGCCCCTCACCGCTTTCCCCCATTGGCACTGTGAGATCGTGGTGGCGCCCGTCGAGCGCCGATTGCCTGGCCATTCTGTCGATGGCGGTACTTATGTTGACAACCGCCTCCTCGGCTACGCAGAGGAGAGCAAAGCCAAGATTGATCGTTCCGGGATTGGGCCTGGATTCAATTGCCTTAAGGATCTCTCCCACTCTGGTGCCTTTGATCCGGGTCAATATCCCATCTGGCGTACGCTTGCCGGAAGCTGCTTCCCGTCTGACCATCATCGCAACATCTAGATCTGCGGTCAGATCATCGCCAAGTTGAATTAGATCGAGTTTCTTATCAAACCAGAGGTTCCGTTTGAGGTGGTAAGACAAGATAGTCAGTTCGTGGCCGGCGAGGACTTTCTCCTGGTAGTTGGCCCGTCTGTCGATATAGCTCAGGAAGTAGAGGGGAGTGTCGAGCATCTCCGCCATCGTGTCCAATGTAAAGATGTCGAGCACGAACGGAGGCTGGATAATGGGATTTGGTTCGTGCTTCAGGAACTGCCATGCTTGAAAGCTCAGCGCCGGATAATGGTCCGAGACGGCGCAGAGAAGATATATCTTCTTGAGCTTTCGCGGGACTTCTATCTTGTTGCCATCACTTGCAAGGAATGTTCGCTCCCCACCGGCAAGCATCTCGGCACAGGCAAACGCCTGGTCATACGAGTCCTGAACACTCTTCTTGAAGTCGTCGCGGATCAGGTTGTCATTGCCTTTTCGCGCTTCCAAGGTCAGGCGCTTTGCCTTCGCCTGCACTACGATGGCACGATCCGCGAATAGGACTAGTGTGTCGATCTCACCCGCATCTTTTCCCTTGGCTTCGGGGATTCTGACGTTCGAGAACACAGCTCCTTTTCCAAGCACTGACTCGAGCCGCGCCTGCGAGAAGGCTTCGACAAATCTGCCTCTATTCCTCAACGCGGTGTCGCGGTAGTCTCGGTCATCGCACATCCAGTAAAACGGCGACTCGTAGAGCGATTGTTGTAGGGTGTATTGCTCGAGTAGAAGCAAACGACCATCGCCGACAGGAATAATGGGTAGTGCAGAAACCACGTTGAAGTCATGGATCGCGCGAAACGCCACGTTTCGATTGCTGGCCGGGAGCAAGAAGGCGTTTATGACTCTCTCGACGACGCTGAAATCTACGCGGAGAGTCTTTGCGATCTCGTCGGTACTGAAAAGATGGCAGGGTAAGAACGTCCACTGCTCCGGGCGGCGCTGCGCAAGATTATCAACAATATCAGTGAACTTGTTGTTCTGAGACTGGATGATGGCATGCACTACATCGCGAGCAGTCTCAATCGTGAAGCCTTTGTGCCTCTCAAGCCATGGATTATCAGCTTGGTACTTAGGTACGGAGAGGTCACGGAACTGGAAGGAATAAGCGGACTCACCGCCATAAAAGATCGGCTCGCGAAGGTGTAAGCCCTTCTCAAAAGGGTTCGTCTTTTCTCCCGATTCAATTACGGCCCGCAAATCCTCAAATGCAGGCTGCAGCATGCTCTGATGGAATTCCTTAAGCAGCTTCTCAGTTTCGTCGATGTAGTGCTGAACGGTTCCGGAATCGGGCAATGACCAGTCGATCTCCTGCTGCACCATCAGGCCGATCAATGTCGAAGTCTCCGTGCGAATCAGATGGTCCGGCGAGAATAGACGTTCCATGTCCGCGGAGCCCATCTCATCGGCATACATGATGACGCTGTCTCGAAAGCAAAGATAAGCCAAAGCGTGAACGTACCCTCGCGAGGTGCAAAGGGTAGATAGATCCCGGAAAATCAACGATTCGTCGCGCATTTGAGAGCTGATTCATTCTAAGCCTAATAGGGAGTGATCTCCCTAACAATGCAGTCAAAGCCCCGGACATCGCTGGCCGGGGTTTTCCTTTGCGCAGGCTCCGCGCCCTCGCGATGCGCCAATACCAACCAAACATCAACCTAGAAAGGACAACTGATGCAATGAACGATGAACCAACGAAATTGATGAATGATGACGACATCCCGGCGTCTCTGCGACGTGCAAAGAAAGAGCCATCCAAGATGGTCGCGCTCCGCATCCCGCTGTCCTGGTGGGAAGAACTGAGCGCCTTGGCCCGAGAATTCGACCAAGACGTCTCCACGTTCTTGCGCGAAGCAACCGAAGACTGGCTTCGCCGGGCTCGCAAGGTCCACCAGACCAATCAATCGCGCGACCAGGGCGCCGATGCCCGCCGGAAATGAAAGACGAATGCGGCATGGAGACCATTTGGACGACTTACAAGGTTTGCCCTATACCGGACTTCGCACACGCTCCGTAATCTTCTGATCAGGAACAACCTGTTCGGCAACAGCACCTGAAGGCGTTACGGCGCTAGACGGTTCGCCCTCGATCGTTGCCGCCGACCAATCGTTTCCAACTCAATCGGCCAGAAGGGCGCGCTCTGCGCGCGATCGCGGAAGTGTGCCCGGCGGCCAGAAGGATAAATAAGTGGAGAACTCAGCAACAGCAAAATACCCGACGTTGGAGGCCATCTTGGCTCTCCAGAACCTCCCGCTTCAACCGATGTACACGAACCGCGACGTCGCGCAGATCTTCGACGTGTGCGTCCGCGCGATCCAGAACTGGATCACCGCCGGCCGTCTTAAGCCGCGCGACCTCCCCGGACGCTGGAAGTTCTTCCCGCAGGACCTCGAAGAGTTTCTCAAGACCAGCAATAAGGGGCGGGCATGAGCCGGCCCTGCAAGGGCTGTGATGGCCGAATCGGATGCGCGTGCATGCGCTCCGGTTCGGTATATCAGCCCGTCAATCGTTTACTGCGGCCCGGTTCGCCGTCTCCGTACGGACTGCGCAGTTGTTCCGCTTTTATACGCACATTCAACCAGTTCAAGTTCAAGTTCATTCCGAAGGAAATGCATATATGACGTTCGCAGTTGTTCAGG is a window of Clostridia bacterium DNA encoding:
- a CDS encoding toll/interleukin-1 receptor domain-containing protein, producing the protein MARCTAPTYGHRTASGAAACPACGGRYGRYGGYTSYTSYSSYSSPSYSSSGSSSGGSGGRIRARWSRPGSTVLYTPAEVSALTPIRETVEKLVLVPERRDFFLCHAWDDRAGAAKDLYDQLQSRGVSVWFSEVDVRLGTQLLREIDKGLAKSRVGIVLVTPALLLRLQGESIADKELSVLLARDQLVPVVHGTTYEALRDVSPMLASRSGLSTAENPMAIVASKLAELVAV
- a CDS encoding SEC-C metal-binding domain-containing protein, with translation MERLFSPDHLIRTETSTLIGLMVQQEIDWSLPDSGTVQHYIDETEKLLKEFHQSMLQPAFEDLRAVIESGEKTNPFEKGLHLREPIFYGGESAYSFQFRDLSVPKYQADNPWLERHKGFTIETARDVVHAIIQSQNNKFTDIVDNLAQRRPEQWTFLPCHLFSTDEIAKTLRVDFSVVERVINAFLLPASNRNVAFRAIHDFNVVSALPIIPVGDGRLLLLEQYTLQQSLYESPFYWMCDDRDYRDTALRNRGRFVEAFSQARLESVLGKGAVFSNVRIPEAKGKDAGEIDTLVLFADRAIVVQAKAKRLTLEARKGNDNLIRDDFKKSVQDSYDQAFACAEMLAGGERTFLASDGNKIEVPRKLKKIYLLCAVSDHYPALSFQAWQFLKHEPNPIIQPPFVLDIFTLDTMAEMLDTPLYFLSYIDRRANYQEKVLAGHELTILSYHLKRNLWFDKKLDLIQLGDDLTADLDVAMMVRREAASGKRTPDGILTRIKGTRVGEILKAIESRPNPGTINLGFALLCVAEEAVVNISTAIDRMARQSALDGRHHDLTVPMGESGEGLTVHCNMDPIDVAGPKLERHCLLRKYKAQAVRWHGISIAPDASLRFGLELDFAWQKDKRMDQIVSAYPRTGSHISLKAPDGRGQKIGRNDPCPCGSGRKFKKCCLL
- a CDS encoding helix-turn-helix domain-containing protein; this translates as MALQNLPLQPMYTNRDVAQIFDVCVRAIQNWITAGRLKPRDLPGRWKFFPQDLEEFLKTSNKGRA